One Vigna unguiculata cultivar IT97K-499-35 chromosome 11, ASM411807v1, whole genome shotgun sequence DNA window includes the following coding sequences:
- the LOC114168219 gene encoding 50S ribosomal protein L12, chloroplastic-like, whose product MASTTLTTLTLRSLSYPTPSSYPTHLSAKPSIQFPNIFHRATTATRRARVVVSAVEAPEKITNLGDAIAGLTLEEAKVLVDFLQDKLGVSAASFAPVAAVAAPGGAAADAAPAVEEKTEFDVVIEDVPSNARIAVIKAVRGLTSLALKEAKELIEGLPKKFKEGVSKEEAEDAKKQLEEAGAKIAIV is encoded by the coding sequence ATGGCTTCAACGACTTTAACAACCCTTACCCTTCGCTCTCTATCTTATCCTACACCCTCCTCTTACCCTACGCACCTCTCCGCCAAACCCTCCATCCAATTCCCCAACATCTTCCACCGCGCTACCACCGCCACGCGCCGGGCACGCGTCGTCGTCTCTGCCGTCGAAGCGCCGGAGAAAATCACAAACCTCGGCGACGCAATCGCCGGACTCACCCTGGAGGAGGCGAAGGTCCTCGTGGACTTCCTCCAGGACAAGCTCGGCGTCTCCGCAGCTTCCTTCGCTCCCGTGGCTGCCGTCGCGGCTCCCGGAGGTGCCGCTGCGGATGCGGCGCCGGCGGTGGAAGAGAAGACGGAGTTCGACGTCGTGATCGAAGATGTGCCGAGCAATGCGAGAATCGCCGTGATTAAGGCCGTGAGAGGGTTGACGAGCCTGGCACTGAAGGAGGCGAAGGAGCTCATCGAAGGGTTGCCGAAGAAGTTCAAGGAAGGGGTTTCAAAGGAAGAAGCTGAAGATGCGAAGAAGCAACTTGAAGAAGCTGGTGCCAAGATTGCCATTGTTTAG
- the LOC114169010 gene encoding serine carboxypeptidase-like 34 isoform X3 has product MALSSLISNVVLLLLLSFTKEALSVSKLSITNHHNYLTPEVVAEQEADRVYGLPGQPPVKFKQYAGYITVNETHGRALFYWFFEATHQPHKKPVLLWLNGGPGCSSIGYGEAEELGPFFPQDSFHPKLKLNPYSWNKAANLLFLESPVGVGFSYTNTSRDLKELGDAITAKDSHTFMVNWFRRFPQFRSHEFYIAGESYAGHYVPQLSELIFDHNRNRAKKDYINFKGFMIGNAAIDNEADQKGLVEYAWGHAVISDGLYHNITTNCNFQFENQTDECNYYSDKFFEAYDVIDLYSLYTPTCISNISSTTRKTFSKITKWHRKPEGYDPCASDYTGFYLNRPEVQRALHANVTKISYPWTHCSNAIEDWNDAPASTLPVIKKLVAGGLRVWVYSGDTDGRVPVTGTRYALKKLGLPIVEDWTPWYTSQQVGGWRTIYDGLTFVTIRGAGHEVPTFTPKPALQLLRHFLENKKLPSHPI; this is encoded by the exons ATGGCGTTGTCGTCACTTATTTCCAATGTTGTTCTTCTGCTTCTTCTCTCTTTCACCAAAGAAGCTTTATCTGTGTCAAAGCTTTCAATAACTAATCATCATAATTACCTTACCCCGGAAGTAGTGGCAGAACAAGAAGCTGATAGAGTTTATGGATTACCGGGTCAACCACCAGTGAAATTCAAGCAATATGCAGGTTATATCACTGTCAATGAAACTCATGGAAGAGCACTCTTTTATTGGTTCTTCGAAGCCACTCACCAACCACACAAAAAACCTGTTCTCTTATGGCTCAATGGAG GCCCAGGTTGTTCCTCAATTGGTTATGGAGAAGCAGAGGAGTTAGGACCCTTCTTTCCCCAGGACAGTTTCCACCCAAAGCTAAAGTTGAACCCTTACTCATGGAACAAAG CTGCCAATCTTTTGTTTCTGGAAAGCCCTGTTGGAGTGGGATTCTCTTACACCAACACCAGCAGAGATTTGAAGGAGCTTGGTGACGCCATTACTG CTAAAGATTCACACACCTTCATGGTCAACTGGTTTAGAAGATTTCCACAATTCAGATCACACGAGTTCTACATTGCTGGCGAAAGCTATGCTG GGCACTACGTTCCACAACTGTCGGAGCTTATTTTCGATCACAATCGCAATCGTGCCAAGAAAGACTACATCAACTTCAAAGGATTCATG ATTGGAAATGCAGCAATTGACAACGAAGCAGATCAAAAGGGTTTGGTGGAGTATGCCTGGGGTCATGCAGTGATATCCGATGGATTATATCATAACATTACAACCAACTGCAATTTCCAATTTGAAAATCAAACAGATGAATGCAATTACTATTCGGACAAGTTCTTCGAAGCGTATGACGTTATTGACTTGTATAGTTTGTACACTCCCACGTGTATCAGCAACATCAGCAGCACAACCCGAAAAACCTTTTCCAAAATT ACTAAATGGCACAGAAAACCAGAGGGATATGATCCGTGTGCATCCGATTACACTGGATTTTACCTAAACAGGCCAGAAGTCCAAAGGGCACTACATGCCAATGTCACCAAAATTTCCTATCCGTGGACTCACTGCAG TAACGCTATCGAGGATTGGAATGATGCACCAGCGTCCACTCTTCCTGTCATCAAGAAGCTTGTTGCTGGTGGTCTTCGCGTTTGGGTTTACAG TGGAGATACCGATGGAAGAGTTCCCGTGACTGGAACAAGATACGCTCTGAAAAAGTTGGGGCTTCCCATTGTTGAAGATTGGACTCCCTGGTATACTAGTCAACAG GTTGGGGGATGGAGAACGATTTACGATGGTCTTACTTTTGTGACCATAAGAGGTGCTGGCCATGAAGTTCCAACCTTCACTCCCAAGCCAGCTCTGCAACTGCTACGGCACTTCcttgaaaataagaaattacCATCTCATcctatttaa
- the LOC114170634 gene encoding NADH dehydrogenase [ubiquinone] 1 beta subcomplex subunit 2: MGGHGEGTTYKGVTIHQPKRWHTVTGKGLCAVMWFWVLYRAKQDAPVVLGWRHPWEGHHDDHGKDH; encoded by the exons ATGGGAGGACACGGCGAAGGCACAACCTACAAAGGTGTTACCATTCATCAACCGAAGCGATGGCACACCGTCACCGGCAAGGGTTTGTGTGCGGTCATGTG gttttgggtacTGTACAGGGCAAAGCAAGATGCTCCTGTTGTATTG ggCTGGAGGCACCCTTGGGAGGGTCACCATGATGATCATGGCAAGGACCATTAG
- the LOC114169805 gene encoding protein ELC-like translates to MVQPAMTQFLNSVLSQRGPSAVPYSEDTKWLIRQHLVALTAAFPSLEPKTAAFTHNDGRSVNLLQADGTIPMTFQGVTYNIPVVIWLMESYPRHPPCVYVNPTRDMIIKRPHPHVNPSGLVSVPYLQNWTYPSSNLVDLVLNLSLHFGRDPPLYSQRRPNPNPNPNPNPNPNPNPHPHPHPHPSFGNSSSNLSSSTSSSSGYPHAQPPSRPYPPSPYPAPASRVQATEDPSEVFKRNAINKLVEMVHGDVSALRKTREGEMEGLFSLQGVLKQREETLNKGLKEMQEEMEALEQQLQIVLMNTDVLEGWLRDNQGKKLGGLDNPEDAFECADVLSKQMLDCTAADLAIEDTLYALDKSLQVGALPFDQYLRSVRALSREQFFHRATTAKVRAAQLQAQVANMAARNHHYGS, encoded by the coding sequence ATGGTCCAACCGGCGATGACGCAGTTCCTCAACTCCGTTCTCTCTCAGCGCGGCCCCTCCGCCGTCCCTTACTCCGAGGACACCAAGTGGCTCATCCGCCAGCACCTGGTGGCGCTCACCGCCGCCTTCCCTTCGCTCGAGCCCAAAACGGCAGCCTTTACGCACAACGACGGTCGTTCCGTCAACCTCCTCCAGGCCGACGGCACCATCCCCATGACGTTCCAAGGCGTCACCTACAACATCCCCGTCGTCATCTGGCTCATGGAGTCCTACCCCCGCCACCCGCCCTGCGTCTACGTCAATCCCACGCGCGACATGATCATCAAACGCCCCCACCCTCACGTTAACCCTTCTGGTTTGGTTTCCGTCCCTTACTTGCAGAATTGGACCTACCCTAGTTCCAACCTTGTCGATCTCGTTCTCAATCTCAGCCTCCACTTCGGTCGTGACCCTCCCCTCTATTCCCAGCGCAgacctaaccctaaccctaatcccAACCCCAACCCCAACCCTAATCCAAATCCTCACCCTCACCCTCACCCCCATCCCAGTTTCGGAAACTCTTCCTCCAATTTATCTTCTTCCACTTCTTCTTCATCTGGCTACCCCCACGCTCAACCCCCCTCTAGGCCATACCCTCCTTCCCCTTACCCTGCTCCCGCTTCCAGGGTTCAGGCCACTGAGGATCCCTCTGAGGTTTTCAAGCGGAACGCGATTAACAAGCTTGTGGAGATGGTTCATGGGGACGTTTCCGCGTTGAGGAAGACCAGGGAGGGTGAGATGGAGGGGCTGTTTAGTTTGCAGGGCGTGTTAAAGCAGCGGGAGGAGACTCTCAACAAGGGGTTGAAGGAGATGCAGGAGGAGATGGAGGCTCTGGAGCAACAGTTGCAGATTGTGTTGATGAACACTGATGTTTTGGAGGGGTGGTTGAGGGATAACCAGGGGAAGAAACTGGGCGGTTTGGACAATCCTGAGGATGCTTTTGAGTGTGCGGATGTACTCTCCAAGCAGATGCTTGACTGCACTGCCGCTGATTTGGCTATCGAGGACACTCTTTATGCGTTGGATAAGTCTCTTCAAGTGGGAGCTCTGCCGTTTGATCAGTATTTGAGGAGTGTGAGGGCGCTATCCAGGGAACAGTTCTTTCACCGGGCCACCACGGCGAAAGTTAGAGCGGCCCAGTTGCAGGCTCAGGTTGCCAATATGGCTGCTCGGAATCACCATTATGGTAGCTGA
- the LOC114168533 gene encoding ribosomal RNA small subunit methyltransferase NEP1: MTRPFGVKGKKRKHSQSKQNSEEEHPQPPPKKVVVAKESKEPSSPPQPESAPTEEDEVKVVAAEESKEPSPQPESVPTEEDELSGIPIAPSEKESTKPNVIFILERASLEVAKVGKTYQLLNSDDHANFLRKNNKNPGDYRPDITHQSLLSILDSPLNKAGRLKNVYIKTEKGVLIEVKPFVRIPRTFKRFAGVMLELLQKLSISAAGKREKLLRTIKNPVTQYLPVNSRKIGLSYSSDKLVDMDDYVSKIPSNMDLVFVVGAMAHGKVETDYTEDYIAISGYPLSAAYCITRITGALERKWKIL; this comes from the exons ATGACACGACCTTTCGGTGTGAAGGGGAAGAAGCGCAAGCACTCCCAATCCAAACAGAACTCAGAAGAAGAACACCCACAACCGCCACCAAAGAAAGTTGTTGTCGCCAAAGAGAGCAAAGAACCATCATCACCACCACAACCAGAATCTGCACcaacagaagaagatgaagtgaaAGTTGTTGCCGCCGAAGAGAGCAAAGAACCATCACCACAACCAGAATCTGTGCCAACAGAAGAGGATGAATTGAGTGGTATCCCAATTGCTCCTAGTGAGAAAGAAAGTACCAAACCTAATGTCATATTCATTCTGGAAAGAGCTTCTCTTGAAGTCGCCAAAGTCGGCAAG ACATATCAGCTTTTGAACTCTGATGACCATGCCAATTTTCTTCGCAAAAACAACAAGAATCCTGGAGATTATAGGCCGGACATTACTCATCAA tctCTTTTATCTATTCTGGATAGCCCATTGAATAAAGCTGgaagattgaaaaatgtttatatCAAAACGGAGAAAGGTGTTCTTATCGAGGTTAAGCCGTTTGTTCGAATTCCTAGAACATTCAAACGTTTTGCTGGTGTTATGT TGGAACTGCTTCAAAAGCTGAGCATATCTGCTGCTGGCAAGCGCGAGAAACTCCTCCGAACAATAAAAAATCCAGTGACACAGTATTTGCCTGTCAACTCACGAAAAATAG GTCTATCATATAGTTCAGACAAGCTTGTAGATATGGATGATTATGTATCAAAGATTCCCAGCAATATGGACCTTGTTTTTGTG GTAGGAGCAATGGCCCATGGGAAGGTTGAGACAGATTATACAGAAGATTACATAGCAA TTTCTGGGTACCCTCTAAGTGCTGCTTATTGTATTACAAGGATTACTGGTGCCCTTGAGAGAAAGTGGAAGATTTTGTGA
- the LOC114168141 gene encoding thioredoxin-like protein YLS8 — MSYLLPHLHSGWAVDQCILSEEERVVVIRFGHDWDETCMQTDEVLASVAEKIKNFAVIYVVDISEVPDFNTMYELYDPCTVMFFFRNKHIMIDLGTGNNNKINWPLKDKQEFIDIVETVYRGARKGRGLVISSKDYSTKYRY; from the exons ATGTCTTACTTGTTACCACATTTACACTCTGGTTGGGCCGTTGATCAGTGTATTCTCTCAGAAGAAGAACGAGTTGTCGTCATTCGCTTCGGCCACGATTGGGATGAAACCTGCATgcag ACGGATGAAGTGCTGGCATCGGTCgctgaaaagattaaaaatttcgCTGTGATTTATGTTGTGGATATCAGCGAGGTGCCTGATTTCAACACCATGTACGAGTTGTATGACCCATGCACTGTAATGTTCTTTTTTAGGAACAAACATATCATGATAGACCTTGGAACCGGAAACAACAATAAGATTAACTGGCCTCTCAAAGACAAGCAAGAGTTCATTGATATTGTCGAAACAGTGTACCGTGGAGCGAGGAAGGGACGTGGTCTTGTCATTTCTTCTAAAGATTACTCTACCAAGTACCGTTACTGA
- the LOC114168398 gene encoding protein arginine methyltransferase NDUFAF7 homolog, mitochondrial has translation MLRRVLRQCYSLHRPTVPRLYRRFCSSPSETTAATISIDRSTLYNPPEHTHHPTSDSELVKHLKGIIKFRGGPISLGEYMSEVLTNPKAGYYINRDVFGAEGDFITSPEVSQMFGEMVGVWVMCLWQQMGQPQRVNLVELGPGRGTLMADLLRGASKFKNFIESLHVHLVECSPALQKLQHQNLKCVEEENASQDSDVRTARSLFGTPVSWHAMLEQIPSGLPTIIIAHEFFDALPVHQFQKASRGWCEKMVDVAEDSSFRFVLSPQPTPATLYLLKRLKWAAPEEFTELNQIEVCPQAMELTQTIVDRISSDGGGALIVDYGLNGVISDSLQAIRKHKFVNLLDNPGSADLSAYVDFASIRHSAQEASGEVCVHGPITQSQFLGSLGINFRVEALLQNCTEEQAEALRTGYWRLVGDGEAPFWEGPDEGVPIGMGTRYQAMAIVNKNHGVPVPFQ, from the exons ATGCTGAGAAGAGTGTTGCGCCAATGTTACTCACTTCATCGTCCCACAGTGCCGCGCCTCTATCGAAGGTTCTGTTCTTCTCCTTCAGAGACCACCGCCGCCACAATCTCCATTGACCGTTCTACCCTTTACAATCCACCTG AGCATACTCACCACCCAACTTCTGATTCTGAGCTCGTCAAGCACCTCAAAGGCATCATCAAG TTTCGTGGAGGGCCTATTTCCCTTGGCGAGTACATGTCCGAAGTTTTGACGAATCCTAAAGCTGGGTATTACATCAATCGAGATGTTTTTGGAGCAGAGGGTGACTTTATCACCTCTCCTGAAGTTAGCCAGATGTTTGGTGAG ATGGTTGGTGTCTGGGTGATGTGTCTTTGGCAACAAATGGGCCAACCTCAGAGAGTAAATCTGGTTGAGCTTGGCCCCGGACGAGGAACACTCATGGCCGATCTCCTTCGC gGTGCTTCAAAGTTTAAGAACTTCATTGAGTCATTGCATGTGCACTTGGTGGAATGTAGTCCAGCACTGCAGAAGCTTCAGCACCAGAACTTGAAATGTGTTGAGGAAGAGAATGCTTCTCAAGATAGTGATGTAAGAACTGCCAGGTCTTTGTTTGGCACTCCTGTATCGTGGCATGCAATGCTGGAGCAGATTCCATCAGGAT TGCCAACAATTATAATTGCTCATGAGTTCTTTGATGCCCTACCAGTCCACCAGTTTCAG AAAGCATCTCGAGGTTGGTGTGAGAAAATGGTTGATGTAGCAGAAGATTCATC GTTTCGTTTTGTTCTTTCTCCACAGCCAACACCTGCTACTCTCTATCTATTAAAGCGGTTGAAATGGGCTGCACCTGAGGAATTTACGGAGCTCAATCAAATTGAGGTTTGTCCCCAAGCCATGGAGTTGACCCAAACCATTGTTGACAGGATAAGTTCTGATGGTGGAGGAGCTCTGATCGTTGACTATGGCTTGAATGGAGTAATCTCAGACAGTCTCCAG GCAATTCGGAAACACAAGTTTGTGAATCTTCTAGACAATCCTGGATCAGCCGATCTCAGTGCATATGTTGATTTTGCTTCCATTAGGCATTCTGCACAGGAAGCTTCGG GAGAAGTGTGTGTTCACGGGCCAATTACTCAATCTCAATTTCTTGGTTCTCTTGGAATAAATTTTCGTGTTGAGGCACTCCTTCAGAACTGCACGGAGGAACAAGCTGAAGCCCTGCGAACAGGTTACTGGCGCCTTGTTGGTGATGGTGAAGCTCCCTTTTGGGAAGGACCCGATGAAGGTGTTCCGATTGGTATGGGTACTCGCTACCAGGCAATGGCTATAGTCAACAAGAACCACGGTGTTCCAGTTCCTTTTCAgtaa